A genomic stretch from Setaria italica strain Yugu1 chromosome VII, Setaria_italica_v2.0, whole genome shotgun sequence includes:
- the LOC101782071 gene encoding uncharacterized protein At2g33490, translating into MKSPLRRFRGFGHHHRERKDHAPPPAKLDELVYAAQEMDEMRSCYDSLLSAAAATANSVYEFAEAMEEMGTCLLEKAALNYDDDESGRVLMMLGKAQFELQKFVDSYRTNIINTITNPSESLLKELQVVEEMKDLCDQKRVEYEGMRAAYKDKGRSTHSKSESFSTEQLQTSFLEYQEEAALFIFRLKSLKQGQFLSILTQAARHHAAQISFFRRGLKHLEALEPYVKAVAEKQHIDYHFSGLDDDSDIDDYSSYQDNHSDGSELSFDYEINDRDKDLPASRSPMDLDQTQPTNSPSPLKEHEQENAEEMKAAFVVPHVKPEIGTQSAPIFAENVPDPSMGFRKLNLPNRTFHSYKLPTPADDKNPDSVVTNTSPHSDPPARKSHVAVNVWHSSPLVKDFKPSSMYSGPIKMPSNNEGISAPLVYSYSTSDFKKMKREAFSGPIPSKTGSSNPLFSATDRRQSMNYPSRVLSTKSHGPGWKSSLPPKVTPRVTSLPTTTPKISELHELPRPPANVGTIRPGLVGYSGPLVSRRQMPNAPTRVSPPSHTASPLPRPPAAMTRSYSIPSNSQRTPIITVNKLLESRHSRESSELSSPPLTPISLADVSRRSTAETTVDSRRTKESL; encoded by the exons ATGAAATCGCCATTGCGCAGGTTCCGGGGCTTCGGCCACCACCACAGGGAGCGGAAGGACcacgccccgccgcccgccaagcTCGACGAGCTCGTCTACGCCGCCCAG GAAATGGATGAAATGAGGAGCTGTTATGATAGCTTGCTTTCAGCTGCAGCTGCAACGGCAAATAGTGTATATG AGTTTGCAGAAGCCATGGAGGAAATGGGAACTTGCTTACTTGAGAAAGCTGCATTGAATTACGATGATGATGAAAGTG GTAGAGTGCTGATGATGCTAGGGAAAGCCCAGTTTGAACTGCAGAAGTTTGTTGATAGCTAT CGTACAAATATTATAAATACAATCACAAACCCATCAGAGTCACTTCTGAAGGAGCTACAAGTTGTAGAG GAAATGAAAGACCTATGTGATCAGAAAAG AGTGGAATATGAAGGTATGCGGGCAGCCTATAAAGACAAAGGGAGATCAACGCACTCCAAATCCGAATCATTCTCCACAGAACAACTGCAAACTTCATTTCTTGAGTACCAAGAGGAGGCAGCATTGTTTATATTTCGCTTGAAGTCGCTAAAGCAAGGCCAATTTCTAAGTATTTTGACCCAGGCTGCTCGCCATCATGCTGCTCAG ATCAGTTTTTTCAGGAGAGGACTGAAGCATCTAGAGGCTCTAGAGCCTTATGTCAAAGCAGTTGCTGAGAAGCAGCACATTGATTACCACTTCAGTGGACTGGATGATGATAGTGATATTGATGATTATAGCTCTTACCAGGATAACCACAGTGATGGCAGCGAGTTAAGTTTTGACTATGAGATAAATGACAGGGACAAAGACCTTCCTGCTTCCAGAAGTCCAATGGAT TTGGATCAAACTCAACCGACGAATTCCCCAAGTCCTCTGAAGGAACATGAGCAG GAAAATGCCGAAGAAATGAAGGCGGCTTTTGTGGTTCCTCATGTGAAGCCTGAGATTGGTACCCAATCAGCACCCATATTTGCCGAGAATGTGCCTGATCCATCTATGGGGTTTCGGAAACTGAACCTGCCAAACAGAACTTTTCATTCTTACAAACTCCCAACACCAGCCGATGACAAGAACCCTGATTCAGTAGTCACCAACACATCACCTCATTCAGATCCACCTGCAAGAAAATCTCATGTGGCAGTAAATGTGTGGCATTCCTCTCCACTGGTGAAAGATTTTAAGCCGAGTTCCATGTACAGTGGACCTATTAAGATGCCATCAAATAATGAGGGGATATCAGCACCACTAGTTTATTCCTACTCTACTTCAGATTTTAAGAAAATGAAGAGGGAAGCCTTTTCTGGTCCAATTCCGAGCAAAACAGGATCCAGCAATCCGTTGTTTTCTGCAACTGATCGCAGACAGTCAATGAATTATCCTTCTCGTGTATTGTCAACAAAATCACATGGCCCAGGTTGGAAGTCATCTTTACCTCCAAAAGTTACTCCAAGAGTCACTTCTCTCCCAACAACAACTCCCAAAATAAGTGAGCTGCATGAACTGCCCAGGCCTCCAGCGAATGTAGGCACCATTCGTCCTGGTTTGGTTGGATATTCTGGTCCTTTGGTTTCAAGGCGGCAGATGCCTAATGCACCAACCCGTGTCTCACCACCATCACATACAGCATCACCACTTCCACGGCCGCCTGCTGCCATGACTCGCAGTTATTCAATACCTTCAAATAGTCAACGAACTCCTATTATTACAGTGAATAAATTGTTGGAGTCTAGACATAGCAGGGAAAGCAGTGAATTATCCTCACCCCCACTAACACCTATATCACTGGCAGATGTTTCCCGCAGATCAACAGCAGAAACAACTGTAGACAGCAGAAGGACAAAGG AATCCTTGTGA